A window of Oryza glaberrima chromosome 2, OglaRS2, whole genome shotgun sequence genomic DNA:
TTGTGTGTTACAGTATAATTATTGTatatttataatgtaattatattataatcatatttgaaagttattttaaaaaaagtatgatatatttttaagacACTTCTCTTCAATTATGACTAATTTGttgttataaatatatatataatgactCTTGAGTCATGCATGACCATGTAGTACTACTCCTttcggtttcattttaattgacattTTGTACAATGACATGGTCTACAAGAtacatctttgaccttatttttctattatgatatatataataaataaatgcatgctacttttattatagtgctttaaaagtcaaatctatatatggtgttatagtttctttaaattaaatatttttaaagttgttgatggtcaaagttataaaagtttgatctcaaccttattcaaaacgtcaattaatatggaaccggaAGAAGTATTATATTTTACCCAACACGCAAGCACATGACTACATGAGATAAGGCACATTATATATCGGTAGTATAAACTGGAGTACCTAACCCCATCATTGTACACATATAATTAAGTAATTTGGTTGGCTACCAAATTGTATCAAATTAAACCTTAAAGTCCACGCACCGATACCACTACCGCCGGCTGCTACCCCCGTTGGTTCGTATACATATAAGCCACATACAAGCACAAATCTCTCCATATCTCTCTCTCGCACCCACGCAAGCTCTAGCAAACAAAAGATGGGTCGTGTTTACCTCGCGATCCACACTGTGCTGATGCACGTCGTCGCCGCGCTGGTGGTGTTGGTGTACATCCCACTGTCTGTACTTGTCAGGCTGTTCTTGTGGGCGTTCGTGAAGCCGCTGAGGAGAGAGGAACTCAGAGGAAAGGTCGTCCTCATCACCGGCGCCTCCTCCGGCATCGGCGAGGTAATTAATCTAATTAATCAACTAGCTCCTCGAGGTAAGTGAGTAGTTAATTGTTAATCGTCCTCGCGGGATTGAAATGTACAGCGTGCTAGTAGTATATAAATATTGGCTACAGTTTAGATGTAATAGTACTAGTGATTAAGCCCAATTATTAGGTGAAATTGAAGTTAATTACCGGTTATGAACGCCTAGCAATCCTAGTTTGTCCCATCTCAACGTGCCAGATGTACTGTGTTGTTTGGTGGCCATTCCTATCATGGACTGATGCACACCTAGCTATTTGATATGATGCAGCCGTCGTTTCTTTCTACTTCCCTGTGGGCACCGGGCCGCGGTTTTTTtcacttttctttaaaaagaactCATGCATTTTATTAATTATAGATAACTAAGTACATATCACATGAGTTATCACTTATTCCTAGTGGAGAGTCAACCGCAAGTACAAGCAAGTTTGCAAAAAGATCCTTGAAGATGGCTAACTTAACATAAGCTTCTGAAATTTGCTAGGAATGACTCAtaagaaactagaaaaaacaATTAAGTCCTACTCTTCTCAACCAGATAGCAACCTAGCTAGGTCCATGGCTGCAACAGTGATGAAGAAACCAAGAATATAGTTGAAGATGAAGGTATAAGGAAGCATACCTAAAAGGGGCCTCCGTCTGTAGGTTGAGGCTTCCATAATAAAACCATGAAAACTCAGCTTTTCTCCGATGATGCACTGTCGGTGATGAAGGAGGCTTGCATCCTTGTGGTTTACTCGCTAGAGATAAACCAAATGGACGGTGCAACCTTTTTGTGAAGCAAACTTGTTTTACTTCCAGGTTGAGGATAGCCACCGGGACAAGAGAAATGTGACGCTGGTGAACTCTTGGACTACACAAAAGtaccaaaagaaaagagaaaacaaagggAAAAACACTACTATGGGAAGAACCCGACTATCTGAACCCCTCCCCCCCGACCCCCCAAATCGCTGGTGATCAAAGTTGCTAGAATCGATGGAGGAAAGGAACTGGATGGAGGAGGaaaaatgacatttttttccACCTGGAGGAATCACCGAGAGCGAGAGGATATAAGACCCTCCATGGAGTGGCCACTAGTTTCCGGTTTTTGTCATTCCATCGGTCAGCTCCAAAGACCAATTTTGAATGGAACTCCCTCCCATTTTACTGCTATTTGCTAAATTGCTAACcatttttaatttaaacaaGTAACAGTATTGTTTGATAGGACAAAGTAACAGTATTGGTTGCATAGTCTTAGGGCTTCTTTGGAGTTTGGAACaaagaaaaaatagaggaatttCTAAGCACTtaaattttataggaaaaattaCTATAAGGCTTTTTCATAAAGGATTGGGCTTCTAGAATTCCTTTTGACATTCTTGTTGAATCGTTGAATGGCATGTTTGATTGGAATTTTGGAGGACTTCTAGCATAATCTCTTGAATCCTATCATGATATTTtaatcctctgtttttttttcatttttgtgttTTCAGAAGTGTTTCAAAATAGCCTTTAGTTAGTTACATGTAAGCGTAACATGAGGGGAAGTCATAAAAAATGTACCCACttgaaaaatcatattgaaTTTATTTATACTGGTCACCACTCCATGCGTTGCACAggatataaatatttaaaattttaatcttatCGCAAATATATATGTGAACTATGGAGGATTAGATTAAAGGATTATTACCCTTGTTTTCAACTCTAACAGCCCATTTGGTGggagggagtttttagaagGGATTGAGAGTTTAGTGGGATGTGACTATTAACTATTTTGTTTGGTTAAGAGGCATGGGAATTTCGGTGTGATAGGGATAGAGAATTGAAGAATAAACTTCCTCCTTAATACCTGGGTAAGCGGTGGTGATTGAGAGGGAATTTCTCCTTTACtttgcctaaacaaatctcaactatttattttcattaatgaccttatctccaactaaactccttatcaatttccaccacttttatcaaacaaaatattgggattaaaaatcaaattctcatcTTAATTCTCCCTATTGTTTCTCTCTCCCAATCCCTTTCCCTTGAGTTGTAAAACAAGCCATAAAGGTAATTTTAACCTAACTTTTCAACTGATTTTGCCCTTATTTTTCAACTTGTGTTCGCCCCGTTTCGTCAAGGGGACTTTAACGTACGGCATCAAAACTATGTGTGCGCTTGCAATTTTGCTAGTACTGTTTTTGTGAGGACTTTGTGAGTTACTGTTTTTGTGACGTACTATTGTTGCTTTGCTAACacagtatacatatatatgtaacacATATCGTTTGTGGATTTGTGCACACATGCAGGAACTTGCCTACCAATATGCTAGCGAAGGGGCGTCCCTCGCTCTGGTGGCACGGCGGAAGCAAGCGCTCAAGAGCGTAGCCGCGGCTGCCCGCGAGCGCGGCGCGCCGGACGTCCTAGTCCTCCACGCCGACGTCTCCGACGCCGGCCAGTCGAGGCGCGCCATCGAGGAGACCATCGCGCACTACGGCAAATGTACTCTACACCTGCAATTAATTAACTGGAcgttttttcttattttcttctttaaTTTGTCGACTCTTCTTTGCCTTCTTGATTAATTATTCATGTGTAAAATGTGCAGTGTGTGCTGCATGCAGTGAATCATCTGGTCGCCAATGCCGGGATCTGGTCCACCTGCCCTTTCGATGAAATCACCAACATAACCGCGTTCACCACGATCATGGTAAATCAAGTTCACAACAAACAAAAcatgtgtatgcatgcatgtgtcgtGTACTAGCTATACTTTGAAGCTTGTAATGACAAATCAAAAAGCATTGTTTACATGAATTTCAAGGATGTGAATTTCTGGGGCGCCGTGTACCCGACCTACTACGCGCTGCCGCACCTCAAGGCCAGCAGGGGAAAGCTCGTCGTCTGCTCCTCCGCGGCAGGAACGGTGGCCACCTCAAGGATGAGCTTCTACAACGTACGTGACCAGATTAACACAACGCCACAAATTAAAAGAGGAgaactattctaaactctcgaggAAATATCCCATAACGAGTGGGCACCccctcgagagtttaaaatTTGCTCCAACTAAAACATAATTATTCGGTTTTTGCGTcttctctccattttttttagaggGGAGGCCAGATGGCCCAGCTTTTTATAGAAAGCATAAGTCTTACAAACCGTTTTACATAATACTGGGGCTGCCAGTTTCCAATTAAAGGCATTACCATCAGGCATCAGAACATAAGCATCCAAAGAAGGATGACTCTAAGAAGAAGGATGACTCTAAGAAAGGGTAAAGGATAAAGGTTATCTAGCAGAACAGAGACGAAAACTAAACAGATGGGAGCAGAATTATCCAATCCCAGCTCTTCGTAAGGACGTCAGTACTCCTTGCATAGCTTGAGTCTTCATTTCCAGGTCATGGGCCTCCTCCGGCTTTAATAGAATCTTCCACTGTAAAAGAAAACCAATCAAGCGGAAAGAGATAATCAGGGGTGAGGAGATTAGTTTGtttctaaaaatcatatcatTGCGAGCAGACCAAAAAGTCCAAATCAAAGCAGCCAAAATCATGGTATTAAGTCTAGAGGTTTTAGAAGTATCAAAACCATAGAGTCTAAAGAAGTCCTCAAAATTAAAAGGGATCCTTCTCCAGTCCAAAGCATCCCGACATACACACCAAGCAAAAGTCGCAATAGGACAGTTAAAACAGATATTAACTGCATCTTCACTTCTATCACACAGTTGACAGAATTCAGAGCCTTCCCAATTAAATTTCTTCAGTTGAACAGCCGATTGAATCTTTCCCCTTATAGCCAGCCATAAAAAGTGTTTTTGTTTTGGAGGAATCGGGCTAGCCCAAATAAGTTGAAAATGTGGGTCAATTGTCCCTCTAAAAGTGAGCATCCTATACATAGATTGAGAGGTAAAGATCCCTTTCTTATCTATGGCCCATTTGAGTCTGTCAGGATCAGATTGTAGAACCACCTTTCTAACTAATTCCACCAAGTGATGCCACTCCTCTATATCTGCACCATTGAAAGATCTCCTAAAGGACAGAGCATTCACCCCCTGATTAACTACATCTCCGAGAAGAATATTTTGTTGATGGCAGATTTCGAAAATGCTAGGAAAGAGAATTTTCAGAGAGCAGTCCCCAAACCAGGTATCCTTCCAGAAGTCAATGTGTTTACCATCCCCTATCAACCAAGTACATCCTAGATGAACCCACTTTTTGATCTTAAGTAACCCCTGCCAGAATTGAGAGGAGTGATGAGGCTGTTGCTGGAAAAACCCACCATTTGTCATGTATTTCTTCCTCAAAAGATTAATGCATAGAGATTGATCTCCAGATTCTAGTTTCAGCACCCATTTAGCTAGAAGGGCTACATTCATAGCTCTAGTCTCAGTAAAGCCTAAACCACCAAAATCTTTAGGGAAAGCCATGTTTGTCCATTTCATCATGTGGTACTTTCTTTTGCCATTCAAACCCTCCCAGAAAAATTTGCATCTAATATTATCTAACTTCAACTGAATGCCTTCTGGAAGAAGATAAAAACCCATAGCATAGGAAGGGATGGAAGAGAGACAGGAGTTGAGGAGGACAGCCCTGCCACTATAATACATATGACCCATTTTCCAGGAATCTAACCTTTTCTCTAGTTTTTGGGGAATGAAGTTAAAATCAACATTCAGAAGTTTGTTTGGACTAATTGGTAGTCCCATATATTTCATAGGAAAACACCCAATAGGACAGTTAAGCATAGCAACAACTTTGGATTGTTCTGAATCTTGCAATCGCACAATAAAGACCTCACTTTTGTGATAATTCACTTTCATGCCAGACATCTTTTCAAAGCAATATAAAAGGAATTTAGTAGCTATGATCTCCTTTTCAAAAAACGGAATAAAAATCACAGTATCATCCACATATTGAAGATGAGTAAGACCATTAGGGATAAGATGGGGAACCACGCCTGATAGAATACCTCCCTGATTTGCTTTATCTAGAATACCTGCTAGAGCATCTCCAACCAAATTGAAAAGAAGGGGAGACAAGGGGTCTCCCTGTCTCAGACCtctaaaagtttgaaaaaaactaCTCCTCTCCCCATTGATGTTAATACAAACTTTTCCACCAGTGACACAGGATTTAATCATATTCAGCCAAGAAGGAGGAAACTTTTTCCTATGAAGGACTTCAAAGAGGAAATTCCAGCTAACCCTATCATATGCTTTCTCAAAGTCAAGTTTTAGGATAATGCCTTTTTGATTAGTTATTTTAAGCTCATGAAGGACCTCATGTAAGATTATACATCTTTCTAAGATAAACCTCCCGGAAATGAAAGCTGTTTGATTTTGAGAGATCAAAGAAGGAGCAACCTCTGTCAGTCGATTAGTGACAGCCTTATTTAGAAACTTGAAACATTCATTTAGAACACAAATGGGCCTGAATTGTCTAATAGAATTAGCCTCTTGGCATTTGGGGATAAGGGATATGACACCATAGTTAAGTCTCTTGAGATCCAACTCCCCATTTTGTAGAAGAATTAGCATTTCAAAAAGATCACATCTAAGATCATCCCAAAAGGCCTTATAAAATTGAATTGTAAACCCATCAGGGCCTGGAGCAGTGTTAGGTTTGGCTTCCTTAATCACCTTATCTAACTCAGCTATAGTAAAAGGTCTAGTCAAAGAAGCTATTTGGGTTTCTGATAAATAGCCTGAGTCAGACCAGAAGTCATGGGCTAGAttgtcatgcccagaaattcactagtaatttccgaacttatttgtgcattaaatcctcgtccaggaatcagccgaggtacacaaactgacaatttaatatacagattcatcaatatAATAATGTTAcgtacttacaaaagaaaagaaaactgcagcggaattacggtctagcgaagctccggctccactcccacaggcagctcaactggggtataagccaaacgtcttctccttcgcaacttgtcttcaactgaggtttgattgattattgcaagatgagcatatgacatactcagcaagccacacagcaaatatgcaaatgcacaaggataccaaaggatggcataatatagggctcatttgcaaaagcagcatttagcaaacatttgagaattgtaaaacaatagagtaattaatcatcaatattaatcaacactgtaCAGCACACCCATACTGCAcgggcccaaccatcctgaataaccatacccggctgcacagatctatctccaaaccaggaatataccattccaaaccaggagctaatcaaattattaccagttatagcatcatttattatggtgagaagtgtgagactaatcatgaaagacattgttagacccgcccatgaccacgggcacggctatttgaatagttttactttggccagaggtgtaccactgtacccacaagacacaacccaccaACATGTTACCGTGTCTgcgcagacacgtcaccatgttgagtgattgtgacaagacccctcgcataactcaactcaaagcagtgcaccgttcctggatcatagtcacccccttataaacaaggcatggactccccagcgaccctcgtgggcttatctccgccacttctcagtctggtgctccgcaatgagccttgttatacaaagtgtccagccgttgcccattccggcttgtggttggcacggttaatgtttcacaaccgaaaatcgtgaaccggtccttaattgtcatgagcacgaccatcaaaaccatgtgctcacaacccaccattatcaagttttagttggcacattaattaattaaccaatcacgattgaccatcgtgagctatcattaaatatccatcattaagtaaaagtgaaacattagttatcccaattgtgtgctaatgtttctaagcatggctaagcaattatgtctaacatctagctgaaccaatatatataaagctcaactagtcaaattataatatcccaaggtatcaaggaatagagtaatcaatgcaaacaggccataacaaaggaatagatTCACACCACccagtgacattcgaaaataaatgcacagttgaaataaatagagaatttaaatataggatcaacatgctcaaaggaacaGTGTTTGGGatttgtgtgacttgccttgcaataaaggGTCTTTAATTAATCTTCTTAACACTTCCggcgcactcacgaaccttcgaaacgatggaaacgacaagctaacacgcaaaacaaggaaaaagactaataaaaaccaaataaacaatacataaaaagtaaacaaacatgtagatcataaatttagatgaattatgagacttgaacggcctcatttggacttcatatgaatttattacgaattttacaagattaaatctaattaaagcctatttaaaaaggattaaataaatttaattcaatttatggataattttaatatgtagatctttattttatacaacttttgcaacttgaaccacattaaactGAGTTACAATGacttagttatgaatttttaaatattaaaccggattaaagcatttatatggattttaattgaattatgacgcaataatgaattatttttgaaaaggaaaagggaattattgcgtcatcgGCTAGGGTTCGTGGAGGACCGGGTGCATGGCAACGGTTCAcgaaaacgaacggccgagattcatccatccaaaacggacggccaagatccatcggtccatgaccggaccacggcggacggcaacgatgacgtcggcgatgacgtcatcaccggcgatggctcggcctcgcgtgctcgccggcgaatgACGGCGCAGCGGTGCAAACGGAGGACACCTACGCGTAGCGGACGGCAcagcgaactcaccggtgaccaaaacgacgacggaagatcaacggacgacgacggcgacgaggaagagcgGAGGCGACGATCGGgtcaacggcggcgacgatgctCCGGCGgctgacagcgacggcgaaagggcggacgacgacggcgacgcgacggcgaccacggcggtgacctccccgagcgacgacgacgactggagcgacggctggagcggcggcggcgacggcggtgctaagcggcacggtgctagagctctaccggtgACGAGAGATGaaggcgaggatggcggcgggTAGAGGGGAGCTCGGGGGTCaatttataggggctagggagcggcggcgaaggcccacggcgaccggcgacgggaaGGAAGGTTTAGGATTCGGAGGAGAGAaatcgatccgaatcgaactcaaaTCCGgcgatttccaaagcgatttagacgatgtttccaaaagggaaaaggtagagtggatcacggggatcctttcccctcaatcaatttcaccggaaacggaaagggacggccggatttggaatggcggcggcggcgcagctcggctagggtttcggcgagaggaagacgacgactgacgggtgggacccacctgtcagcggcggtcgcacgcgcgcgcgcgggcggctcggcttgggccgacttgggccgagggagagagagcgcgGTTTGGACCGGCTTTCGGCCCAAAACCAAAAgggacttttaaaaacctttttccctttaaattattcatgaaatgcaattccatttattaaaaatacttccttggcttaaataaatcccagaaaaatctaggaactatagaaacaagagaagtatttaacaaaattttatctagcccacttttatattgagatttaacaaattaaaattagttcttctcttctaggcttttaagatcatttctaataattcccttttagacaacaatttataaattaaggatttttaaacaagaaaagcacttaacataattataattagatcattaatgattaaataattactgaactgttctttgtatcatttaggaattgagctccgaaaaatccgagaaaatttcagagagtataattaatcatggagaatttaataaaaattaaatccatccatgctttaagtttaggaaattttatttcccacatttaacttcacttgtaaattaatgaacatttaatataaattctattaataatttattagataatttataaatcctgaaacaaaATTCAGGCTGTGACATAGATGGACTGAAGAAGGAGGGTCAGCTCTAAAGAgatttttatataagtcaatAATGTGAGAGGTAAGGCTAGCTTGATCAGAAATTATAACTCCATTTTCTTCAAGAAAGAAGATAGTACATTTCCTTCTTCTTCCATTAGCTATCCCTTGGTAGTATGAGGTATTTCTATCCCCCTTCAAAAGCCACTGTTCTCCACTCCTTTTATGCCAGTACAGTTCTTCCATTTCATAGATATGCTCCAAGTTAGCCTCAACCTCATATCTATCTTGCCATTCATCAGGGGAGAGCCCTATATCATCAGCTCGAGAGTCCAGAAAGTCAAGCCTAGCTGTTAGAGTTTGTTTAGTTTTCTTCAGTTCACTCCCCAAGTTAGCACTCCACCCTTTCAAAAACGTTCTCACACCTTGCATATTTTTTGCGCCAGAAGTTAAGAATGTAACTGCCATCTCTCACCAACATATGACTTTTGACCATTTCCTTACAATTATCAACCAGAAGCCAAGAAGATTCAAATCTGAAATATTTCCTCCTCACAATTTTTTCCTCCCATGTATCTAAAAGAAGTGGAGTGTGGTCAGAACCCACTCTAAGCAAGGAACAAAGAGAGGCTAAAGGGAAATGGGCCTCCCAGGAGAGATTGATTAGCACCCTATCTAGAACCTCTAGCACAGGATTTTGTTGTTTGTTGGTCCAGGTGAATTTCCTACCTCCTCTATACAGATCTCTCAAGGACAAGTCTGAGATGAAAGCATTGAACAAATCCATATTCCCCCAATTAATGTTAGAGTTAGATTTTTCATGAGCAAACCTATATAAGTTAAAATCACCACCCATAATTAGAGGATCCTGGGACTGCAGAATAAAGGTAGATAACTCAGATAGGAATGAAGGTTTCAGAGAGTCAAGAACTGGTCCATAGACATTAATCACCATCCATCTAAAAccatcttttctatttttgacCACCTTACTTACGAAGAAGTCTCCCATATCAGAGTCTAGGCTTTCAAGAATATCAGAGTTAATTCCAGTAAGAAGACCCCCAGAGGCACCAAGAGAAGGTTTCCAACACCACTCAAAATTCTTATTGCCTTGAAATAGTCTTAATTCCCTGTCAGTAaagttttctttctttgtcTCTTGTAAACACACCACATCTATTTGTTGAGAAAACAACATCTCCCTCAGTTGTTCTTTCCTAGCTTCATTTCCCAAACCCCTCTCATTCCAGTAGAGAatcttcatttctttttcctAGTTTTATAAACACCCCTCTTACCTTCTATAGAAGCATTGCTCTCAGAAGAGGgctccccttcccccttctGAGGCTTTGTATTCTCCCTTTTTTTGTCATTCTCCTCAACCTTTTTCTTAATAGCTAATTCAGCAATCTTAGCCTGAGCCAATTCCTTAGCCTTAATAGTATCTATGTTACCCATTACCTCCTCATAAGAGTTACCTAAAAAGATACCAGATTTGACAGCTATATCTAAAAGAGTATCAGAATCAACCAACTGAAAAACTGCAAAGGGATTAGAAGTACCTGAAATTTCAAGGTTCCTTTTCTGTGTCAGAAGTTCAGCTCTCATGGGAATTGGTACAGCTTGGTCTTTATGTCTGTCACTTTTCCTGGTTGCCATCACTGGGCCAActgtcttcctcttctttttagCTTTCTTACTTGACACCATCTCAAAGAGTTCAGTCTCTGTCTTGTCTTCTTCTGCCAAACTTCTCTCTATATCAGAATCAGTTGGGATTTCCACCATTTCAGCTACTTTGTCCTTCTCTTCTAGCAGACTTGGAGCACTCAGAGGCAGATCCTCTTCCTGAGAGTACTGCACTTCCTCTTGTGTCAGTTCAGGGTTGGACCACAGCACCATCTGAAGACATTTCTTCAGAGTTTCTATCATCAAGTCATTGGTGTGATTTTTATCTTTTCCAGCAGGGGGGGGAGCTGAGGAGGAACCTTTACTGACATACAATCCTCTTGGGGGCTGATGAGATTCACCTTAATTTTTCTTTGGGTCTGAGTCCATCTGgtcatcatcatcctcttctGAGTCATCATGATTATCCTTACTGTTATTACCATCTCTATTCTCAGGTGGGGAGGGGGATTCAGATTGCTTTTTGGTTCATATCCCTCAGGTTCCCATCTCAACTTGTAACCCACCTTATTGACATAGAGCAGCATGGAGAAAAATAGTTCTTGGGGATCTTTGCAAGCAATTCTCACTCTCACAGGGCCTTCTTTCTTTACACTAGACTCATCTAACAGCTCAAATTAACCCACCAACTTAGCTATGGCTTTGATATTTTCATCAGTTCTAGCCACTTTTGGGACTCCATAAACCTTCACCCAAACAGCCACCAATTCATCAACAGCCTCTTCAGTCATAGTCGTTTCCACCACACTAGCTTTAATAGAGAAAcaatcaaaatcaaaactcttGGGACGAGAGAGTTGTTTCCTAATATTCTCAGACGGGAATTCAATCAGGAACTCCTTCTCATTAAGTTTCTTAACTTTCCAATCCCATTCCACATCAAAGAACATTTGATTCATCTCGGTCCTAATCCTGTCTACAGTAGCAACCCCCTAGATAATTGTAAGGATACCCCTCACAGGAGTCTTTTCAACCTCTTTCTCAGGAATCTCCGCATGTAAACTAAAGAAACCTTGACCAGGAATCCCAAAACCACAGAGACAAACACCCCTTTTGTTAGAGAGAAGCAGAGGACATTGGATAGCAAAGTGACCAAAATTGTGGCAATTATAGCAGAGTGGAGGATTGGTACAATTAGCTTGGTGATGACCATCTTTACCACACTTAAAGCATCTTTGTGGGGAAGGGGGTGGTTTGGCACCAAGGACTCCAGCAGTGTTACCTTGTAGAGGAAGGTCACGTCGCCCTACCTGACCCCTTTCCTGAGCTTGATGGCCTTGAGCTTGCCATGGACGCTGATTCTGGGCGAATTGGGGCCCCTGCCACACACCCTGACGAGGACCTTGAGGGGGCCCTTGCCATGGGCGCTTCTCCTCATTGAACCAACTTCCTTCCCTTCTCTGGAATTGTTGATTCCCCAAGAGATGCTTGCAGagttcctcttcctctccgccATGAAGCCCTTTCTTCTCAGGATCTAGATCCATCATGCGACGCTTGTTCTCTTGATCGATGCGCGGTTGTATGGAACGCCGATCCATCACCATTTCCGTGTAAGAGCAGTggtctttcttcttctccttcactCTCTAGATCTCCCTCGCGCTACCTCCAAAACGGCGGATATCTGATGCTGAAGCGGGGAGCCCTAGCTCTGGATCGAGAGCTCTCCCTTTGCTCAGCCACAGCCAGCGACTTGGGGTCACAGAGGCTTTCGGGAAGAGATCATCAATGTAGAAACCCAAAGACTTGGTGGAGA
This region includes:
- the LOC127762092 gene encoding 11-beta-hydroxysteroid dehydrogenase 1A-like; this encodes MGRVYLAIHTVLMHVVAALVVLVYIPLSVLVRLFLWAFVKPLRREELRGKVVLITGASSGIGEELAYQYASEGASLALVARRKQALKSVAAAARERGAPDVLVLHADVSDAGQSRRAIEETIAHYGKLNHLVANAGIWSTCPFDEITNITAFTTIMDVNFWGAVYPTYYALPHLKASRGKLVVCSSAAGTVATSRMSFYNASKAAVLRFYETLRAELGSEVGVTILTHGYVESEMTMGKAVQKDGVLVVDQEARDVQIGVFPVGSVGAMCRVAMDGIRRGDRYVTWPSMYRPLQLVACLAPEIVSWLSYAMYNTKAGGGAPLSKRALDATGARRFFPEGLRRDPVVIKTDEECDDDEGVAASN